Proteins encoded in a region of the Oncorhynchus keta strain PuntledgeMale-10-30-2019 chromosome 3, Oket_V2, whole genome shotgun sequence genome:
- the LOC118364750 gene encoding breast cancer type 1 susceptibility protein homolog isoform X3 yields MNTMMSPKAEDVRQGISVICEILQCPICLELMSTPVSTKCDHQFCKFCIMKLLDSSRRKEANCPVCKTKITKRSLQESPGFQKLAEGLQNMVQAYEHDTCTNYFTGMSQVRRHMSVTETVQKKNGHDVSSDDVWASDRADDEDHEFSMSCSSTIAAKDGFATLMGLEDSCPVISDEGFDSSLGDIPPATEKHTGDSKATSTTEKQKPALEAEIPEVVERAPSRPQKLGKKITTHPQDPPCCPEKVRNQPVRRSTRNNKRESLTEMIDQNQKKSLEKVSEWLMNNSSTEVNSEKEKNTEGSYDSVSLAGSCSPSSPLEDNLINKDQSPKREERGKCLEELVFGAVYKRDRRGNRSFSPQNIVITDPPPPCPAEELQILKKIAKRRMRNKLTPADFVKRPRSEENEESVMDDQPEMTEPQEDSPNEHPKDTEEDKLIDLTGELNSNSSDKQGEELPEGDNKENEDVEDSPVFDVPLREPGRKSNKKMHGRWQDVDGDLQGKVKSENNEQKKPAKKKGENIKVEKSKATKSLVLVGVGEGGSDSKMPKSRPSGQTEVQIESYPSSEDPGSPIMRRTRRSRRLQLFTEEVQGSKIGTATSTKVVVLDLDCNEMQQSKEAKADTDRDNVACLQNQNTEKAVRKNGCVLDEEMGGIESLDSSEKILCEMIESQKVNQVEESIVEVPSTGSPCHADVACSVTMVPSSISTPEASVSCAVPESVNQSNTVIKPLDDLRSNVPQETSASQAKCIDLDEDVRNDSELDTEQLLKSFKATKRKSFHLGSPNIKRSSFWSNKEITTLTKTQENKHVGTDMEAGNGQGFSRTTECPTVQQEFEKGTIFENSCSSDLSPPSSSLSNISQEKAQRNRKRLRKSILTRPPQDLVDSLNPDTSGKTQKQILSRLSGNSSNSALSPNKVTKSQMESSHQAVGSGLLFPAFGASKEDLPDPTPVASKQLRVPKSQQPYKVEGSMSKSPTELESSHSVGSETAVELNKTCSENMTGNMANTESSLTPDGLLPIIQSVVIQEVQRTKRCGVVSLHSPIKSTLKRRKAQRLESSSESNCSGEEEELPSLAQIFRPSTCPPTAEEEEESVTLLKDHAREQGSYRDAGDAAEDGQRASSPPMCPSPEWVTTSQASVDLFGTPEEAEGMAGDTGLTQESSQFSSECIATQQKVAMQEELRRLERMMALVSEALQEKEEEEPTGAKVYPGAPYPPVLLQPDRSTVSSGLDLQVTLPCGQGTRRRSASREGAQNIGGNAASPPPGLGDCEGLGPTPTTPCRTKHEGPGGTGAGRLGRQSGRSLRSSMRARPNQVSPVVRVHSGTNAPSAGLEVQDTPVVIQPANTHPSTHTPLREPARVKLVLVVSGLSAPEQSMVKKFAKRMGGSVCSQVTSETTHVIMNTDLNSS; encoded by the exons ATGAACACCATGATGTCCCCGAAGGCTGAAGATGTCAGACAGGGGATCTCTGTCATCTGTGAGATCTTGCAGTGTCCAATATG TTTGGAATTGATGAGCACACCTGTGTCTACTAAGTGTGACCACCAGTTTTGCAA GTTTTGTATAATGAAGCTTTTGGACAGCAGTAGGAGAAAGGAGGCCAACTGTCCAGTTTGTAAGACAAAGATCACAAAAAG GAGTTTGCAGGAGAGCCCTGGGTTCCAGAAATTGGCCGAGGGATTGCAGAATATGGTCCAGGCCTATGAACATGACACCTGCACAAACT ACTTCACTGGAATGTCCCAGGTGAGGAGACATATGAG TGTCACAGAGACTGTGCAGAAGAAAAACGGCCATGATGTCTCATCTGATGACGTGTGGGCTAGTGACCGTGCTGATGACGAGGATCATGAGTTTTCAATGTCCTGCTCGTCAACTATAGCAG CCAAGGATGGCTTTGCAACGCTCATGGGTCTTGAAGATTCTTGCCCTGTCATTTCGGACGAGGGGTTTGACAGCAGCCTAGGTGACATACCTCCAGCCACTGAAAAGCATACCGGTGACTCTAAAGCTACCTCCACCACAGAAAAACAGAAGCCAGCATTAGAGGCAGAAATACCTGAGGTTGTTGAAAGAGCTCCTTCACGACCTCAAAAGCTTGGAAAAAAGATAACCACTCATCCTCAAGATCCACCATGCTGTCCTGAAAAGGTCAGAAACCAACCTGTCAGACGATCCACGAGGAATAACAAAAGGGAGTCCTTGACCGAAATGATTGACCAGAATCAGAAGAAAAGTCTAGAGAAAGTCTCTGAGTGGCTCATGAATAATTCCTCAACGGAAGTAAACTCTGAGAAGGAGAAAAACACAGAGGGCTCTTATGACTCAGTTTCTTTGGCAGGAAGTTGTTCCCCCTCCTCACCCTTAGAGGATAACCTCATAAATAAGGACCAGAGTCCAAAGAGAGAAGAGCGTGGCAAATGTCTTGAGGAGCTAGTATTTGGGGCTGTTTACAAACGGGATCGAAGAGGGAACCGCAGTTTTTCACCACAGAATATAGTGATCACAGACCCTCCACCACCCTGTCCAGCTGAGGAACTCCAGATTCTGAAGAAGATTGCCAAAAGGAGGATGAGAAATAAACTGACACCTGCTGACTTTGTCAAGAGACCAAGATCTGAGGAGAATGAAGAGAGTGTTATGGATGACCAACCAGAGATGACAGAACCACAAGAGGATTCTCCCAATGAACACCCAAAAGATACTGAAGAAGATAAGTTGATTGACCTGACTGGGGAGCTGAATTCTAATAGCTCTGACAAGCAAGGAGAAGAGTTGCCGGAAGGTGACAACAAAGAGAATGAAGATGTAGAGGACAGTCCTGTGTTTGATGTGCCACTACGGGAACCTGGGAGGAAGTCAAATAAAAAGATGCACGGTAGGTGGCAGGACGTTGACGGGGATTTACAAGGGAAAGTAAAGTCGGAGAATAATGAGCAAAAAAAGCCTGCCAAGAAAAAAGGGGAAAACATCAAGGTGGAGAAGAGCAAGGCAACCAAATCCTTAGTCCTTGTGGGTGTCGGAGAGGGTGGAAGTGACTCTAAGATGCCTAAGAGCAGACCGTCAGGCCAGACCGAGGTTCAGATTGAGAGTTACCCTAGCAGTGAGGATCCAGGAAGCCCAATCATGAGGAGAACCAGGAGGAGTCGGAGGCTTCAGCTTTTCACAGAGGAAGTACAAGGGAGTAAGATCGGCACTGCAACATCCACAAAGGTTGTCGTTCTTGATTTAGACTGCAACGAGATGCAGCAATCAAAGGAGGCGAAAGCTGACACCGACAGGGATAATGTGGCGTGTTTGCAGAACCAAAATACAGAAAAGGCTGTCAGGAAAAACGGATGTGTTTTAGATGAAGAAATGGGAGGTATCGAGAGCTTGGACTCTAGCGAGAAAATATTGTGTGAAATGATTGAGTCACAGAAAGTGAACCAAGTTGAGGAGTCTATTGTCGAAGTCCCAAGTACAGGAAGTCCTTGTCACGCTGATGTTGCTTGTTCAGTGACTATGGTACCAAGTTCAATTAGTACCCCTGAGGCAAGTGTCTCATGTGCCGTGCCTGAGAGTGTAAACCAAAGTAATACGGTTATCAAACCATTAGATGACTTGAGATCAAATGTACCACAAGAGACGTCAGCCAGCCAGGCCAAATGCATTGATCTGGATGAGGATGTCCGGAATGACAGTGAGCTGGACACTGAGCAACTGCTGAAGAGCTTCAAAGCCACCAAAAGGAAGTCGTTCCACCTTGGTAGTCCAAATATCAAGAGGAGTTCCTTCTGGTCCAACAAGGAGATTACAACTCTTACAAAGACTCAAGAGAACAAACATGTTGGCACAGATATGGAAGCAGGAAATGGGCAGGGATTTTCAAGGACAACGGAGTGTCCCACAGTCCAACAGGAATTTGAGAAAGGGACAATATTCGAAAATTCTTGCTCTAGTGATTTGAGCCCACCTTCAAGTTCCCTCAGCAATATTTCACAAGAAAAGGCGCAGAGGAATCGTAAAAGGCTCAGAAAATCCATTCTTACCAGACCACCTCAGGATTTAGTGGATTCTTTGAACCCTGATACCAGTGGGAAGACCCAGAAACAGATTCTGTCCAGGctttctggcaacagctcaaaCAGTGCCCTCAGTCCTAACAAAGTCACAAAAAGCCAAATGGAATCTTCCCACCAAGCTGTGGGTTCTGGTCTGCTCTTTCCAGCTTTTGGCGCCTCTAAGGAAGATCTACCAGATCCGACACCTGTAGCTTCAAAGCAACTTAGAGTCCCTAAAAGTCAGCAGCCATACAAAGTGGAGGGCAGCATGAGTAAAAGTCCAACAGAACTGGAGAGTAGCCACAGTGTTGGATCAGAGACGGCAGTGGAGTTAAACAAAACGTGTTCAGAGAACATGACTGGAAACATGGCGAATACAGAGTCCTCCTTGACTCCAGATGGCCTCCTTCCAATTATCCAATCAGTAGTTATCCAAGAGGTGCAGAGGACTAAAAGATGTGGTGTGGTCAGCTTGCACTCTCCCATCAAGAGCACCCTAAAGCGGAGGAAGGCTCAGAGACTGGAGTCTTCCTCGGAGTCCAACTGCagtggggaggaagaggaacTGCCTTCCCTTGCGCAAATTTTCAGACCTTCGACTTGTCCACCAAccgctgaggaggaggaggaatcagtCACATTGCTCAAAGACCATGCCAGGGAACAAGGAAGCTACAGGGATGCTGGTGATGCAGCTGAAGATGGGCAGCGAGCGAGCAGTCCTCCCATGTGCCCCAGTCCCGAATGGGTCACCACCAGCCaggcatctgtggatctgtttggtaCACCAGAAGAAG CTGAAGGAATGGCAGGTGACACTGGCCTGACACAGGAATCATCACAATTTTCAAGCGAGTGTATTGCCACTCAG cAAAAGGTTGCGATGCAGGAGGAGCTGCGGAGGCTGGAGAGAATGATGGCGTTGGTGTCTGAAGCGCtccaggagaaggaggaggaggagcccaCTGGGGCCAAAGTCTACCCCGGGGCCCCATATCCCCCAGTGCTGCTTCAACCAGACAGGTCCACAG TCTCCTCAGGCCTTGATCTCCAGGTGACCCTGCCGTGTGGCCAGGGCACCAGGAGGAGATCTGCCAGCAG GGAAGGTGCCCAAAACATTGGGGGAAATGCAGCCTCACCTCCCCCTGGTCTTGGAGACTGTGAGGGCCTTGGGCCCACCCCCACCACGCCCTGCCGCACTAAACATGAGGGACCTGGAGGGACTGGAG CAGGGCGGCTTGGCAGACAGTCAGGACGGAGCCTAAGGAGCAGCATGAGAGCGAGGCCCAACCAGGTGTCGCCAGTGGTCAGAGTGCACAGCGGGACCAATGCTCCCTCAGCTGGGCTGGAGGTCCAGGATACCCCGGTGGTCATCCAGCCTGCCAACACCCACCCATCAACACACACTCCACTGCGGGAACCCGCTAGGGTCAAGTTGGTGCTGGTAGTATCAGGACTCAGTGCACCTGAACAG TCGATGGTGAAAAAGTTTGCCAAGAGGATGGGAGGTAGTGTGTGTTCACAAGTGACGTCCGAGACCACCCATGTCATCATGAACACAG ATCTCAATTCTTCTTAG